A window of Maniola jurtina chromosome W, ilManJurt1.1, whole genome shotgun sequence contains these coding sequences:
- the LOC123879946 gene encoding uncharacterized protein LOC123879946 — MYFQIKLAPDDHRYQRILYRFDTSDRIETYEFNCVSFGICCSPYLAMRVVKQLAKDERARFPNAALAAERHFYMDDYVSSVHYIEEAKDLYDELVQLFNAGGFKLTKWISNSTHLLKEIPTDLHSPSIVQFDENSITANTKIVGLQWEPNADVFTFKVNAPNEPKCTKRIILSATARLFDPLSLLGPVTALLKLLVQECWKQNLDWDEDAPSSIQDQWFQLQRELHLLEQLQIPRHIGILKTTNNISLIGFADASEKCYGAVVYLRVSSEDADKAQVTLLCARSRVASPKCNVSLPRLELCANLLLSNLIVAVKDSISERVKINQIFAFSDSTIALSWIHASPHRFQTFVANRIAAINANLPAENWYHVSGKENPADIISRPIMPAQLLNNTLWFHGPSWVSQPFCDWPLNAFTEDELPEQKRPVSLITKPCNIENDYNCLYNSADRMSNWNRFLHAWVYVLRFSKLLKSNGDITVTDLEVTETYILRVIQKRHSFNTGSNALRKLNAFTDTNDLIRVGGRLSQSELGYSQKHPVVLPAKDRIVHLIVDHFHKQNAHAGPALLLALLRQKYWIVAARNMVRKIVQSCNRCFKLKPKNTFPIMGDLPHYRVSEVKSFVFTGVDYAGPFYITPYRRRGVKSMKAYLCLFICLTTKALHLELVQSYWQRWSREYLSSLQSRQKWNTPSLPIQVGCIVIIRDDNSPPLSWPLGIIQEVYPGKNGVVRTARVRTRTGSYVRPVVRLCPLPLQ; from the exons atgtattttcaaattaaacttGCACCTGATGATCACCGTTACCAGCGCATCCTGTATAGATTCGATACGAGCGATCGTATCGAAACGTATGAATTTAACTGTGTATCGTTCGGAATCTGTTGTTCGCCATACCTTGCTATGCGAGTAGTGAAACAGTTAGCCAAAGACGAGCGCGCACGCTTTCCCAACGCGGCCTTGGCGGCTGAACGCCACTTTTACATGGATGACTACGTATCTTCTGTGCATTATATAGAAGAGGCTAAAGATCTATACGACGAGCTCGTTCAACTGTTCAACGCTGGTGGTTTTAAACTAACAAAATGGATTTCAAACAGCACCCATCTATTAAAAGAAATACCTACTGATTTGCACTCGCCTAGTATTGTACAATTTGATGAAAATTCGATCACCGCGAATACAAAAATAGTTGGTTTACAATGGGAACCAAATGCTGACGTTTTTACCTTTAAAGTAAACGCACCTAACGAACCTAAGTGCACAAAACGTATAATACTTTCAGCTACCGCAAGGTTATTCGATCCGCTGTCGTTATTAGGACCCGTAACCGCTTTATTAAAACTACTAGTCCAGGAATGCTGGAAACAAAATCTGGATTGGGATGAGGACGCTCCCTCCAGCATACAAGATCAGTGGTTTCAGTTACAACGCGAACTCCATTTGTTAGAACAGTTGCAAATTCCGCGTCACATAGGTATCTTAAAAACTACGAATAATATTTCACTGATTGGATTCGCTGACGCTAGCGAGAAGTGCTACGGCGCTGTTGTTTACCTGCGCGTCAGCTCTGAGGATGCAGATAAAGCTCAAGTCACATTGCTGTGCGCTAGGTCGAGAGTTGCCTCACCGAAATGCAATGTATCCTTGCCGCGGCTTGAACTTTGCGCGAACCTTCTGTTATCAAACTTGATCGTCGCTGTCAAGGATTCAATTAGTGAACGcgttaaaataaatcaaatattcGCTTTTTCCGATTCCACGATCGCGCTTTCGTGGATCCACGCGTCACCGCATAGGTTTCAAACTTTTGTTGCCAACAGAATCGCCGCTATTAACGCTAACCTTCCAGCTGAAAACTGGTATCACGTTTCTGGAAAGGAAAACCCCGCAGACATAATATCGCGACCCATTATGCCTGCACAACTTTTAAACAATACGCTTTGGTTTCACGGACCCTCGTGGGTTTCACAGCCCTTCTGCGATTGGCCCTTAAACGCATTTACGGAAGACGAGTTACCTGAACAAAAGAGGCCTGTCTCGCTAATTACTAAACCATGTAATATCGAAAATGATTATAACTGTTTGTACAACTCAGCAGATCGCATGTCAAACTGGAATAGGTTCCTACACGCATGGGTGTACGTATTGCgttttagtaaattattaaaGTCGAACGGTGATATAACTGTAACAGACTTGGAAGTGACTGAGACGTACATACTCCGCGTTATACAAAAGAGACATTCGTTTAACACCGGCAGCAATGCTTTGAGAAAATTAAACGCATTCACTGACACAAACGATCTTATACGCGTCGGTGGGCGATTGTCACAATCTGAATTAGGCTATTCACAGAAACATCCAGTCGTACTTCCCGCGAAAGATCGTATCGTACATCTGATTGTAGACCATTTCCATAAGCAGAACGCACACGCCGGACCCGCGTTATTACTCGCATTACTACGTCAAAAATACTGGATTGTCGCCGCTCGCAATATGGTTCGCAAAATAGTACAAAGTTGCAaccgttgttttaaattaaaacctaaAAACACTTTTCCTATTATGGGGGACCTGCCTCACTATCGTGTTAGTGAAGTAAAGAGTTTCGTATTCACAGGTGTGGACTATGCAGGTCCGTTCTATATTACCCCATATCGCCGCCGCGGTGTTAAGTCGATGAAAGCATATTTATGCTTATTCATTTGTTTAACTACTAAGGCGCTTCATTTAGAGCTG GTACAGTCATACTGGCAGAGATGGAGTCGTGAATATCTATCTTCGCTCCAAAGCAGACAAAAATGGAATACGCCATCTCTACCCATACAAGTTGGTTGTATCGTTATAATTCGGGACGACAACTCGCCGCCTCTCAGCTGGCCTTTAGGCATAATTCAAGAGGTTTACCCCGGTAAAAATGGAGTAGTCCGTACCGCTAGGGTGAGAACTCGAACAGGTTCTTACGTTAGGCCAGTGGTTAGACTCTGCCCTTTACCACTTCAGTAA